One Microcebus murinus isolate Inina chromosome 10, M.murinus_Inina_mat1.0, whole genome shotgun sequence DNA segment encodes these proteins:
- the PFKM gene encoding ATP-dependent 6-phosphofructokinase, muscle type isoform X2 — MHKEEFRLKFFMCVIQSRQLVRTPQRTAGEASTSSMLLPKPPRKTDDLKSLDTIGDPDIMADIPIIKTEWIMTHEEHHAAKTLGIGKAIAVLTSGGDAQGMNAAVRAVVRVGIFTGARVFFVHEGYQGLVDGGDHIREATWESVSMMLQLGGTVIGSARCKDFRDREGRLRAAYNLVKRGITNLCVIGGDGSLTGADTFRSEWSDLLSDLQKAGKITAEEVTKSSYLNIVGLVGSIDNDFCGTDMTIGTDSALHRIIEIVDAITTTAQSHQRTFVLEVMGRHCGYLALVTSLSCGADWVFIPECPPDDDWEEHLCRRLSETRIRGSRLNIIIVAEGAIDKNGKPITSEDIKNLVVKRLGYDTRVTVLGHVQRGGTPSAFDRILGSRMGVEAVMALLEGTPDTPACVVSLSGNQAVRLPLMECVQVTKDVTKAMEEKKFDEAMKLRGRSFMNNWEVYKLLAHVRPPVSKTVSHTVAVMNVGAPAAGMNAAVRSTVRIGLIQGNRVLVVHDGFEGLAKGQIEEAGWSYVGGWTGQGGSKLGTKRTLPKKSFDQISANITKFNIQGLIIIGGFEAYTGGLELMEGRKQFDELCIPFVVIPATVSNNVPGSDFSIGADTALNTICTTCDRIKQSAAGTKRRVFIIETMGGYCGYLATMAGLAAGADAAYIFEEPFTIRDLQANVEHLVQKMKTTVKRGLVLRNEKCNENYTTDFIFNLYSEEGKGIFDSRKNVLGHMQQGGSPTPFDRNFATKMGAKAMNWMSGKIKESYRNGRIFANSPDSGCVLGMRKRALVFQPVTELKDQTDFEHRIPKEQWWLKLRPILKILAKYEIDLDTSEHAHLEHITRKRSGDAAV; from the exons ATGCATAAAGAGGAATTTCGTCTGAAATTTTTTATGTGCGTGATTCAATCTCGCCAGTTAGTCAGGACTCCTCAGAGAACAG CTGGAGAAGCTTCAACTTCCAGCATGCTCCTACCAAAGCCACCAAGAAAGACAGATGACCTGAAAAGTCTAGATACTATCGGTGATCCAGACATCATGGCAGACATACCTATTATCAAAACTG AGTGGATCATGACCCATGAAGAGCACCATGCAGCCAAAACTCTGGGGATTGGCAAAGCCATTGCCGTCTTAACCTCCGGTGGAGATGCCCAAG GAATGAATGCTGCTGTCCGGGCTGTGGTTCGAGTTGGTATCTTTACCGGTGCCCGCGTCTTCTTTGTCCATGAG GGTTATCAAGGCCTGGTGGATGGTGGAGATCACATCAGGGAAGCCACCTGGGAGAGCGTTTCGATGATGCTGCAGCTG GGAGGCACGGTGATTGGAAGTGCCCGGTGTAAGGACTTTCGGGACCGAGAAGGACGACTCCGAGCTGCCTACAACCTGGTGAAGCGTGGGATCACCAATCTGTGTGTCATTGGGGGTGATGGCAGCCTCACTGGGGCTGACACCTTCCGTTCTGAGTGGAGTGACTTGCTGAGTGACCTCCAAAAAGCGG GTAAGATCACAGCAGAGGAGGTTACGAAGTCCAGCTACCTGAACATCGTGGGGCTGGTCGGCTCCATTGACAATGACTTCTGTGGCACCGATATGACCATTGGCACCGACTCTGCACTGCACCGCATCATAGAAATTGTAGATGCCATCACCACCACTGCCCAGAG TCACCAGAGGACATTTGTGTTGGAAGTGATGGGCCGCCACTGTGG GTACCTGGCCCTTGTCACCTCTCTCTCCTGTGGGGCCGACTGGGTTTTTATTCCTGAATGTCCACCAGATGATGACTGGGAGGAGCACCTTTGTCGCCGACTCAGCGAG ACCAGGATCCGTGGTTCCCGTCTCAACATCATCATTGTGGCCGAGGGTGCGATTGACAAGAATGGGAAACCAATCACCTCAGAAGACATCAAAAAT CTGGTGGTAAAGCGTCTGGGATATGACACCCGGGTCACTGTCTTGGGGCATGTGCAGCGGGGTGGGACACCGTCAGCCTTTGACCGAATCCTG GGCAGCAGGATGGGTGTGGAAGCAGTGATGGCACTTTTGGAGGGGACCCCGGATACGCCAGCCTGTGTGGTGAGCCTCTCTGGTAACCAGGCTGTGCGCCTGCCCCTCATGGAGTGTGTCCAGGTG ACCAAAGATGTGACCAAGGCCATGGAGGAGAAGAAATTTGATGAAGCCATGAAGCTGAGAGGCCG GAGCTTCATGAACAACTGGGAGGTGTACAAGCTTCTAGCTCATGTCAGACCCCCAGTATCTAAG ACTGTTTCCCACACAGTGGCCGTGATGAACGTGGGGGCGCCGGCTGCAGGCATGAATGCTGCTGTTCGCTCCACTGTGAGGATTGGCCTCATCCAGGGCAACCGAGTGCTGGTTGTACATGATGGCTTCGAGGGCCTGGCCAAGGGTCAG ATTGAGGAAGCTGGCTGGAGCTATGTTGGGGGCTGGACTGGCCAAGGTGGTTCCAAACTTGGGACTAAAAG GACTCTACCCAAGAAGAGCTTCGACCAGATCAGTGCCAACATAACTAAGTTTAACATCCAGGGCCTGATCATCATCGGGGGCTTTGAA GCTTACACGGGGGGCCTGGAACTGATGGAGGGCAGGAAGCAGTTTGATGAACTCTGCATCCCATTTGTGGTCATTCCTGCCACAGTCTCCAACAACGTCCCTGGCTCAGACTTCAGCATCGGGGCCGACACAGCACTTAATACTATCTGCACG ACCTGTGACCGCATCAAGCAATCAGCAGCAGGCACCAAGCGTCGGGTGTTTATCATCGAGACTATGGGTGGCTACTGTGGCTACCTGGCCACCATGGCAGGACTGGCAGCTGGGGCCGATGCTGCCTACATTTTTGAGGAGCCCTTCACCATTCGAGACCTGCAG GCAAATGTTGAACATCTGGTGCAAAAGATGAAAACAACTGTGAAAAGGGGCTTGGTGTTAAG GAATGAAAAGTGCAATGAGAACTATACCACTGACTTCATTTTCAACCTGTACTCTGAAGAGGGGAAGGGCATCTTCGACAGCAGGAAGAATGTGCTCGGTCACATGCAGCAG GGTGGGAGCCCAACTCCATTTGACAGGAATTTTGCCACTAAGATGGGTGCCAAAGCTATGAACTGGATGTCTGGGAAAATCAAAGAGAGTTACCGTAATG GGCGGATCTTTGCCAACAGTCCAGACTCGGGCTGTGTTCTGGGAATGCGTAAGAGGGCCCTGGTCTTCCAGCCAGTGACTGAGCTGAAGGACCAGACCGATTTTGA GCATCGAATCCCCAAGGAACAGTGGTGGCTGAAACTGAGGCCCATCCTCAAAATCCTGGCCAAGTACGAGATTGACTTGGACACCTCAGAACACGCCCACCTGGAGCACATCACTCGGAAGCGGTCTGGGGATGCTGCCGTCTAG
- the PFKM gene encoding ATP-dependent 6-phosphofructokinase, muscle type isoform X1, whose translation MTHEEHHAAKTLGIGKAIAVLTSGGDAQGMNAAVRAVVRVGIFTGARVFFVHEGYQGLVDGGDHIREATWESVSMMLQLGGTVIGSARCKDFRDREGRLRAAYNLVKRGITNLCVIGGDGSLTGADTFRSEWSDLLSDLQKAGKITAEEVTKSSYLNIVGLVGSIDNDFCGTDMTIGTDSALHRIIEIVDAITTTAQSHQRTFVLEVMGRHCGYLALVTSLSCGADWVFIPECPPDDDWEEHLCRRLSETRIRGSRLNIIIVAEGAIDKNGKPITSEDIKNLVVKRLGYDTRVTVLGHVQRGGTPSAFDRILGSRMGVEAVMALLEGTPDTPACVVSLSGNQAVRLPLMECVQVTKDVTKAMEEKKFDEAMKLRGRSFMNNWEVYKLLAHVRPPVSKTVSHTVAVMNVGAPAAGMNAAVRSTVRIGLIQGNRVLVVHDGFEGLAKGQIEEAGWSYVGGWTGQGGSKLGTKRTLPKKSFDQISANITKFNIQGLIIIGGFEAYTGGLELMEGRKQFDELCIPFVVIPATVSNNVPGSDFSIGADTALNTICTTCDRIKQSAAGTKRRVFIIETMGGYCGYLATMAGLAAGADAAYIFEEPFTIRDLQANVEHLVQKMKTTVKRGLVLRNEKCNENYTTDFIFNLYSEEGKGIFDSRKNVLGHMQQGGSPTPFDRNFATKMGAKAMNWMSGKIKESYRNGRIFANSPDSGCVLGMRKRALVFQPVTELKDQTDFEHRIPKEQWWLKLRPILKILAKYEIDLDTSEHAHLEHITRKRSGDAAV comes from the exons ATGACCCATGAAGAGCACCATGCAGCCAAAACTCTGGGGATTGGCAAAGCCATTGCCGTCTTAACCTCCGGTGGAGATGCCCAAG GAATGAATGCTGCTGTCCGGGCTGTGGTTCGAGTTGGTATCTTTACCGGTGCCCGCGTCTTCTTTGTCCATGAG GGTTATCAAGGCCTGGTGGATGGTGGAGATCACATCAGGGAAGCCACCTGGGAGAGCGTTTCGATGATGCTGCAGCTG GGAGGCACGGTGATTGGAAGTGCCCGGTGTAAGGACTTTCGGGACCGAGAAGGACGACTCCGAGCTGCCTACAACCTGGTGAAGCGTGGGATCACCAATCTGTGTGTCATTGGGGGTGATGGCAGCCTCACTGGGGCTGACACCTTCCGTTCTGAGTGGAGTGACTTGCTGAGTGACCTCCAAAAAGCGG GTAAGATCACAGCAGAGGAGGTTACGAAGTCCAGCTACCTGAACATCGTGGGGCTGGTCGGCTCCATTGACAATGACTTCTGTGGCACCGATATGACCATTGGCACCGACTCTGCACTGCACCGCATCATAGAAATTGTAGATGCCATCACCACCACTGCCCAGAG TCACCAGAGGACATTTGTGTTGGAAGTGATGGGCCGCCACTGTGG GTACCTGGCCCTTGTCACCTCTCTCTCCTGTGGGGCCGACTGGGTTTTTATTCCTGAATGTCCACCAGATGATGACTGGGAGGAGCACCTTTGTCGCCGACTCAGCGAG ACCAGGATCCGTGGTTCCCGTCTCAACATCATCATTGTGGCCGAGGGTGCGATTGACAAGAATGGGAAACCAATCACCTCAGAAGACATCAAAAAT CTGGTGGTAAAGCGTCTGGGATATGACACCCGGGTCACTGTCTTGGGGCATGTGCAGCGGGGTGGGACACCGTCAGCCTTTGACCGAATCCTG GGCAGCAGGATGGGTGTGGAAGCAGTGATGGCACTTTTGGAGGGGACCCCGGATACGCCAGCCTGTGTGGTGAGCCTCTCTGGTAACCAGGCTGTGCGCCTGCCCCTCATGGAGTGTGTCCAGGTG ACCAAAGATGTGACCAAGGCCATGGAGGAGAAGAAATTTGATGAAGCCATGAAGCTGAGAGGCCG GAGCTTCATGAACAACTGGGAGGTGTACAAGCTTCTAGCTCATGTCAGACCCCCAGTATCTAAG ACTGTTTCCCACACAGTGGCCGTGATGAACGTGGGGGCGCCGGCTGCAGGCATGAATGCTGCTGTTCGCTCCACTGTGAGGATTGGCCTCATCCAGGGCAACCGAGTGCTGGTTGTACATGATGGCTTCGAGGGCCTGGCCAAGGGTCAG ATTGAGGAAGCTGGCTGGAGCTATGTTGGGGGCTGGACTGGCCAAGGTGGTTCCAAACTTGGGACTAAAAG GACTCTACCCAAGAAGAGCTTCGACCAGATCAGTGCCAACATAACTAAGTTTAACATCCAGGGCCTGATCATCATCGGGGGCTTTGAA GCTTACACGGGGGGCCTGGAACTGATGGAGGGCAGGAAGCAGTTTGATGAACTCTGCATCCCATTTGTGGTCATTCCTGCCACAGTCTCCAACAACGTCCCTGGCTCAGACTTCAGCATCGGGGCCGACACAGCACTTAATACTATCTGCACG ACCTGTGACCGCATCAAGCAATCAGCAGCAGGCACCAAGCGTCGGGTGTTTATCATCGAGACTATGGGTGGCTACTGTGGCTACCTGGCCACCATGGCAGGACTGGCAGCTGGGGCCGATGCTGCCTACATTTTTGAGGAGCCCTTCACCATTCGAGACCTGCAG GCAAATGTTGAACATCTGGTGCAAAAGATGAAAACAACTGTGAAAAGGGGCTTGGTGTTAAG GAATGAAAAGTGCAATGAGAACTATACCACTGACTTCATTTTCAACCTGTACTCTGAAGAGGGGAAGGGCATCTTCGACAGCAGGAAGAATGTGCTCGGTCACATGCAGCAG GGTGGGAGCCCAACTCCATTTGACAGGAATTTTGCCACTAAGATGGGTGCCAAAGCTATGAACTGGATGTCTGGGAAAATCAAAGAGAGTTACCGTAATG GGCGGATCTTTGCCAACAGTCCAGACTCGGGCTGTGTTCTGGGAATGCGTAAGAGGGCCCTGGTCTTCCAGCCAGTGACTGAGCTGAAGGACCAGACCGATTTTGA GCATCGAATCCCCAAGGAACAGTGGTGGCTGAAACTGAGGCCCATCCTCAAAATCCTGGCCAAGTACGAGATTGACTTGGACACCTCAGAACACGCCCACCTGGAGCACATCACTCGGAAGCGGTCTGGGGATGCTGCCGTCTAG